A window from Chloracidobacterium sp. encodes these proteins:
- a CDS encoding SMP-30/gluconolactonase/LRE family protein has product MKLWHLVIAFVVIVTLGVLYLLFYPVKIDAAAWTPPPAPTLEGIYAVNRALAQVARLGAETIVGSEDVAVAADGRIYAGAKDGNIYRLPAGGGAPERFAATGGRPLGLKFDRRGYLLVADCMRGLLEVAPDGTVTVLSTEAGGKPFKFTDDLDIAADGTIYFTDASWKFAQPEYRLDFLEHRPNGRLLAYDPATKTTRVVLENLYFPNGVALSPDQQSLVLAETAKYRILRYWLAGERRGQVETLIDNLPGFPDGVSAGSNGVFWVALFARRNATLDKLLPQPFWRKVVLRLPRIFQPKPDHYGFVIGINERGEVVKNFQDPSPTAFAPVTNVVEHNGKLYLGSLEDRGIGVLPLD; this is encoded by the coding sequence GTGAAGCTCTGGCATCTTGTTATCGCTTTTGTCGTCATCGTGACGCTCGGCGTCCTCTACTTGTTGTTTTATCCGGTCAAAATTGACGCCGCCGCTTGGACGCCGCCGCCAGCGCCGACGCTGGAAGGCATTTACGCCGTCAACAGGGCATTGGCTCAAGTTGCACGGTTGGGCGCGGAAACGATTGTAGGTTCCGAAGATGTGGCGGTCGCCGCCGATGGGCGCATCTACGCTGGGGCGAAGGATGGGAACATTTACCGGCTTCCAGCTGGTGGTGGTGCGCCGGAGCGTTTTGCCGCTACGGGCGGGCGGCCGCTCGGTCTCAAGTTTGATCGGCGCGGCTATTTGCTTGTCGCCGATTGCATGCGCGGTTTGTTGGAAGTTGCGCCGGATGGGACGGTGACGGTGCTCAGCACGGAAGCTGGCGGCAAGCCCTTCAAGTTTACTGACGATCTCGACATCGCCGCCGACGGAACGATTTATTTCACCGACGCTTCGTGGAAGTTCGCCCAGCCGGAGTATCGGCTGGATTTCCTCGAACATCGGCCGAATGGTCGTTTGCTGGCCTACGATCCAGCGACAAAGACCACGCGCGTCGTGCTGGAGAACCTGTACTTTCCCAACGGCGTCGCGCTCAGCCCTGATCAGCAATCACTGGTGCTGGCTGAGACGGCGAAGTATCGCATCCTGCGGTACTGGCTGGCTGGTGAGCGACGTGGACAGGTCGAGACGTTGATTGACAACCTTCCCGGATTTCCCGACGGGGTTTCCGCTGGAAGCAACGGCGTGTTTTGGGTGGCGCTTTTTGCGCGCCGAAACGCCACGCTGGACAAGCTGCTTCCGCAACCTTTCTGGCGGAAGGTGGTTCTGCGTTTGCCGCGCATTTTCCAACCGAAGCCAGATCACTACGGATTTGTGATTGGGATCAATGAGCGGGGCGAAGTCGTCAAGAACTTTCAGGATCCATCTCCAACGGCCTTCGCGCCTGTCACCAACGTCGTCGAGCACAACGGCAAACTCTACCTTGGCAGCCTTGAAGACAGGGGAATTGGCGTCCTGCCGCTCGATTAG
- a CDS encoding DUF5522 domain-containing protein has translation MALVEGRDYYIEAGRYVFTAEYLLQRGYCCGHGCRHCPYRFRAPSEQLVSVAFASDQPVAAQMVASGFRKPCADVPKT, from the coding sequence ATGGCGCTGGTCGAAGGTCGGGACTACTACATTGAAGCGGGGCGTTACGTGTTTACGGCCGAGTATCTGCTGCAGCGCGGCTATTGCTGCGGCCATGGCTGTCGGCACTGCCCGTACCGTTTTCGGGCCCCGTCTGAACAACTGGTCAGCGTGGCGTTCGCTTCCGATCAACCCGTAGCCGCACAGATGGTTGCGAGTGGTTTCAGAAAGCCCTGTGCGGATGTACCTAAGACGTAA
- a CDS encoding glycosyltransferase — protein sequence MTDVAAVHWFDLLLLPLLGRALLRLWEGRRLLHYVRRFVAARAHPKPYAPFVTVILPCKGDDEGLRRSLPTLATLDFPRYEIVFVVESEADAAWPRLTSFAQRHPDRLRVVVAGLATDSGQKVHNLLAGVRAARPESEVFAFLDSDIEVARDWLRELVAPLGDEQVGATSGMRWYSLADADLPSLWRANWNTVILTNLNPAGASFVWGGSMALRRTTFEQLRLAERWRGTLSDDYTLSAVLREQRRRMVFVPTCLVASPDRVGWRDLWEFTMRQIIITRVYHPTMWRIALLWYGFLTVVVAGVFLESLGDGLAGRLSTAHLGCALLVLLGALDDAYALTAVKAVLGAHHIGDRRRRLLFCLLHLPTAMLYAANTAASLFRRVVVWRGVAYRLVSAQRTEILGRTSSGVPTNHK from the coding sequence ATGACCGATGTGGCGGCTGTCCACTGGTTTGATCTCCTACTTCTGCCATTGTTGGGACGCGCGCTGTTGCGTCTGTGGGAGGGGCGACGGCTGCTCCACTACGTCCGGCGTTTTGTCGCGGCGCGCGCTCATCCTAAACCGTACGCCCCGTTTGTGACGGTCATTCTGCCCTGCAAAGGGGACGACGAGGGGCTTCGGCGCAGCCTGCCGACGCTGGCGACATTGGATTTTCCGCGCTATGAGATTGTCTTTGTGGTTGAAAGTGAAGCCGACGCCGCGTGGCCGCGCCTGACCTCCTTTGCGCAGCGCCACCCCGACCGGTTGCGTGTCGTTGTCGCCGGCCTGGCGACCGACAGCGGTCAAAAAGTTCACAACCTGCTGGCGGGCGTCCGCGCCGCGCGGCCGGAGAGTGAAGTGTTCGCCTTTCTGGACTCCGATATTGAGGTGGCGCGGGATTGGCTGCGGGAGTTGGTGGCGCCGTTGGGCGACGAACAGGTTGGCGCGACGAGCGGCATGCGGTGGTACTCACTCGCCGACGCTGACTTGCCGAGTCTGTGGCGGGCGAACTGGAATACGGTCATTCTAACCAATCTCAATCCCGCCGGCGCAAGCTTCGTCTGGGGCGGTTCGATGGCGCTGCGGCGGACGACGTTTGAGCAACTGCGCCTAGCCGAACGGTGGCGTGGGACGCTCAGTGACGACTACACGCTGAGCGCCGTTTTGCGTGAGCAACGGCGGCGGATGGTGTTTGTCCCAACGTGCCTTGTCGCTTCCCCAGATCGGGTCGGCTGGCGCGACTTGTGGGAGTTCACCATGCGCCAGATTATCATCACGCGCGTTTATCACCCGACGATGTGGCGCATCGCCCTCCTGTGGTACGGCTTTCTCACGGTCGTCGTCGCCGGCGTCTTCCTTGAGAGCCTCGGCGACGGACTTGCCGGACGGCTTTCCACCGCTCATCTGGGTTGTGCGCTGCTTGTGCTACTGGGCGCGCTGGATGACGCCTACGCCCTGACGGCCGTCAAGGCCGTCTTAGGCGCACACCACATCGGCGACCGGCGACGGCGACTACTGTTTTGTTTGCTCCATCTTCCGACAGCCATGCTGTATGCTGCCAATACGGCGGCGTCGCTTTTTCGCCGCGTCGTCGTCTGGCGCGGCGTGGCGTATCGGCTGGTTTCGGCGCAGCGTACGGAAATCCTTGGGCGAACATCGTCGGGCGTCCCCACAAACCACAAGTGA
- a CDS encoding glycerate kinase, whose translation MWLVAPNGFKGTLSSVRTAQAMTLGVRRAHPAADLLSFPMSDGGRGFLDALKALHPGLRRRQVKVRPPVGPPRAGVFGETPDGVAYAEMAMASGVHLVPEAARRPAHLSSYGTGELLRAVMTRPHIHKIVIGLGDTATLDGGAGILEAFGVRLLNRQGEPVASGNLGLGQAARLDWSALHPALEAFQARGGRVICACDVRNPLLGPDGAAYTFGLQKGATPDELPQLEANLRHWADLLEATFGRPARDLPGAGAAGGAGFALAAWLGAELVSGAQLLTGLPLFQAALAQATVILTGEGQLDRQSLAGKTTSHLAALGRARNVPVLAFAGRILLAETDWRTAGFAAVYELPPHSPQQVRRVLAACVADALAHNGFGAI comes from the coding sequence ATGTGGCTGGTCGCGCCGAATGGCTTCAAGGGAACGTTGTCGTCCGTCCGCACCGCGCAGGCGATGACGCTTGGCGTCCGACGCGCCCACCCAGCGGCTGACCTGCTGAGCTTCCCGATGAGCGATGGCGGCCGTGGCTTTCTGGACGCCCTCAAAGCGCTTCACCCCGGACTTCGGCGGCGGCAAGTCAAGGTGCGGCCGCCGGTCGGACCGCCCAGGGCAGGCGTCTTTGGTGAAACGCCGGACGGCGTAGCGTACGCGGAAATGGCGATGGCTTCAGGGGTTCATCTTGTTCCCGAAGCCGCGCGCCGACCGGCGCATCTTTCCAGTTACGGAACTGGCGAACTTCTGCGCGCCGTCATGACGCGGCCACACATTCACAAGATCGTCATTGGGCTTGGGGATACAGCGACGCTGGACGGCGGGGCCGGCATCCTAGAAGCATTTGGCGTCCGGCTTTTGAATCGGCAGGGTGAACCGGTCGCATCCGGCAACCTTGGGCTAGGCCAGGCGGCGCGTCTGGACTGGTCGGCGTTACATCCGGCGCTGGAAGCTTTTCAGGCGCGCGGGGGACGAGTCATTTGCGCGTGCGACGTGCGCAATCCGCTGCTTGGGCCGGACGGCGCGGCGTACACGTTCGGTCTCCAGAAAGGGGCGACGCCCGACGAACTGCCGCAGCTTGAAGCCAACCTGCGTCACTGGGCCGACCTGCTTGAAGCAACCTTCGGCCGTCCGGCGCGTGACCTACCCGGCGCTGGAGCGGCGGGCGGCGCTGGGTTCGCGCTTGCGGCTTGGCTTGGGGCCGAGTTGGTTTCAGGCGCGCAACTGTTGACCGGCCTACCGCTTTTTCAGGCGGCGCTGGCGCAGGCGACGGTCATCCTGACCGGGGAAGGTCAACTTGACCGCCAATCGCTCGCCGGAAAAACCACCAGCCATCTGGCGGCGCTGGGACGCGCGCGCAACGTGCCGGTGTTGGCCTTTGCTGGGCGCATCCTGCTGGCCGAAACCGACTGGCGGACGGCCGGTTTTGCCGCCGTCTATGAACTGCCGCCGCACTCGCCGCAACAAGTCAGGCGCGTTTTGGCGGCCTGTGTGGCCGACGCCTTGGCGCACAACGGTTTTGGCGCGATATGA
- a CDS encoding ATP-binding protein: MPFPEQSRSTYTDALKSYVSRRIDLPAAVATLKKLLTDAKLQSATQLIALHHQALAALLEAGNLTPETLARAGDLPAALLSEWFRSAEEAVVADTWRAIVDQFPLPVWLFDPYTLKTRYANEAALQLYGYAADEWPGLDVVQLATADMREAWRDYLTEKPCEQTSPHQFTQPTLWRHQTKNAAPIAIHLAIARFRLGADVFCLAVAEETLGRQQREEQFRRMQRLEAIGQLTSGVAHNFNNILSVIQGYAEMIGARSSQLDARLAKQRAAILTAAKRGAELVRQLMIFSRKSDAVALVQDINPIVMETALLAERILSARVKFTKHLHPEPLYASVDAGQLSQALLNLVVNARDAMPEGGTLTVATSRVNLTAEQIQSPSGRIRACALPPEPGDYALITVADTGIGMSQETRQRLFEPFFTTKPSGKGTGLGLSMTYGCITECGGFIEVESALGVGTTFFLFLPMAEADPSLSPRPRHAWRPSGHYSGLTALVVEDEEDLLELICEWLTDAGFIVLAAQTAEEALRYIVAQQGKPIHLLVTDDILPEGGGQRVVEDALKEYPGCRCIVISGSFGARERMLGLPKQCVFLAKPFSENELLHAVKQAMTEQSA; the protein is encoded by the coding sequence ATGCCCTTCCCAGAACAGTCGCGTTCAACTTATACCGACGCGCTCAAAAGCTACGTGAGCAGGCGGATTGACCTCCCGGCGGCTGTCGCTACCCTAAAAAAGCTGCTCACTGACGCCAAGCTTCAGAGCGCGACCCAACTGATCGCTCTGCACCATCAAGCTCTGGCGGCGTTGCTGGAGGCGGGCAACCTCACGCCGGAGACGTTAGCGCGCGCCGGCGACCTTCCGGCGGCGCTGTTGAGCGAGTGGTTTCGGTCGGCCGAAGAAGCCGTCGTGGCCGATACGTGGCGCGCGATTGTTGACCAATTCCCGCTGCCTGTCTGGCTCTTCGACCCGTACACCCTCAAGACAAGGTACGCCAACGAAGCGGCGCTGCAACTGTACGGCTACGCCGCCGATGAATGGCCCGGATTGGATGTCGTCCAACTTGCGACCGCCGATATGCGGGAAGCGTGGCGCGACTACCTGACCGAAAAACCCTGCGAGCAAACATCGCCGCACCAGTTCACGCAGCCCACCCTTTGGCGACATCAAACCAAAAACGCCGCGCCCATCGCCATTCACCTTGCCATCGCCCGCTTTCGGCTTGGGGCTGATGTGTTCTGTTTGGCGGTGGCCGAAGAAACGCTCGGTCGGCAGCAACGGGAAGAGCAATTTCGCCGTATGCAGCGCCTCGAAGCCATTGGGCAACTCACTTCGGGCGTCGCCCACAACTTCAACAACATCCTGTCGGTCATTCAAGGCTACGCCGAAATGATCGGCGCGCGGTCCAGTCAACTCGATGCGCGGCTGGCCAAACAACGGGCGGCGATCCTGACTGCCGCCAAGCGCGGAGCTGAACTCGTGCGGCAGTTGATGATCTTCAGCCGGAAAAGTGACGCCGTTGCACTGGTGCAAGACATCAACCCGATTGTCATGGAGACGGCGCTGCTCGCCGAACGCATTCTGTCGGCGCGGGTGAAGTTCACGAAGCATCTGCATCCTGAACCGCTCTACGCTTCGGTGGACGCCGGACAACTTTCACAGGCGCTGCTCAACTTGGTGGTCAATGCGCGTGATGCCATGCCGGAAGGCGGGACGTTGACTGTAGCAACCAGCCGGGTCAATCTGACGGCGGAACAAATACAATCGCCGTCCGGGCGCATCCGCGCCTGTGCGCTCCCACCTGAACCAGGCGACTACGCGCTGATTACGGTCGCCGACACAGGCATCGGCATGAGTCAGGAGACGCGCCAGCGCCTCTTTGAGCCTTTCTTTACGACGAAGCCGAGCGGCAAAGGAACGGGACTGGGACTTTCCATGACCTACGGCTGCATCACGGAGTGCGGCGGTTTTATTGAGGTGGAATCGGCGCTGGGCGTTGGGACGACATTCTTTCTGTTTTTGCCGATGGCCGAAGCCGACCCAAGCCTGTCACCCAGACCGCGCCATGCTTGGCGACCGAGTGGACATTACAGCGGACTGACGGCGTTGGTGGTGGAAGACGAAGAGGATTTGCTGGAGCTGATCTGCGAATGGCTGACCGACGCCGGTTTTATCGTCCTCGCGGCGCAAACAGCGGAGGAGGCGCTTCGGTATATCGTCGCGCAACAGGGCAAGCCGATTCACTTACTTGTCACCGATGACATTCTGCCGGAAGGCGGCGGACAGCGGGTCGTGGAGGATGCACTCAAGGAATATCCGGGCTGCCGTTGTATTGTCATAAGCGGCTCCTTTGGCGCTCGTGAGCGGATGCTGGGCCTGCCCAAGCAGTGTGTATTTCTTGCCAAGCCGTTCAGCGAAAACGAGCTGCTCCACGCCGTCAAGCAAGCCATGACAGAACAGAGCGCTTGA
- the aroB gene encoding 3-dehydroquinate synthase has protein sequence MMDGEPHCAPADTSRTVPVTYAGGRYDVHIGAGLYRALGDLLRRAFGDDPRSVLIVTNPQVAERYAAAVLSGVAAAGWRGHLCVVPAGERYKTLRTAARIWDACVAHRLERRDLLAALGGGVVGDLTGFAAATYLRGLAYIQLPTTLLAMIDSSVGGKTGVNHRAGKNLIGAFHQPALVVAELETLTTLPRREWNAGWHEAVKYGVIRDADLFARLEARLPLSPRRRLPWDWLAEVVADCCRIKAEIVARDEREAGERKVLNFGHTVGHALEAVTGYRRFRHGEAVGVGMVAACRIAVRLGRLSAAEAARVERLVRRIGHMPGTDGIAVADLMAAMRLDKKVARGRLRFILPSRIGFAEEQTIEAEDVVAEAVAAVLDGFSRRGAAAARW, from the coding sequence ATGATGGACGGCGAACCCCACTGCGCCCCGGCGGACACCTCCCGCACCGTGCCGGTGACATACGCCGGCGGGCGCTACGATGTACATATCGGCGCAGGTTTGTATCGCGCGTTGGGCGACCTGCTCCGGCGCGCCTTTGGCGACGACCCGCGCTCGGTTCTCATTGTGACCAATCCGCAGGTGGCCGAACGCTACGCCGCCGCCGTCCTCTCCGGCGTTGCAGCGGCCGGCTGGCGCGGCCACTTGTGCGTCGTTCCTGCTGGGGAACGCTACAAAACGCTGCGGACGGCGGCGCGCATTTGGGACGCCTGTGTGGCGCACCGACTGGAGCGGCGCGACCTGCTGGCGGCGCTGGGAGGCGGCGTCGTCGGCGACCTGACCGGTTTTGCCGCCGCGACCTATCTGCGCGGACTGGCTTACATCCAGTTGCCCACCACGCTGCTGGCGATGATTGACAGCTCGGTCGGCGGCAAAACCGGCGTCAATCATCGCGCCGGCAAAAACCTCATCGGCGCGTTTCACCAGCCGGCGTTGGTCGTCGCCGAGCTGGAGACGCTGACGACGCTGCCGCGCCGCGAGTGGAACGCCGGTTGGCACGAAGCCGTCAAATACGGCGTCATCCGTGACGCCGACCTGTTTGCGCGTCTTGAGGCGCGTTTGCCGCTGTCGCCGCGCCGCCGGTTGCCGTGGGACTGGCTGGCGGAAGTCGTCGCCGATTGCTGTCGGATCAAGGCGGAGATTGTCGCCCGCGATGAGCGCGAGGCCGGTGAACGCAAGGTCCTAAACTTTGGGCATACGGTTGGGCATGCGCTGGAAGCCGTCACGGGGTATCGGCGTTTTCGCCACGGTGAGGCGGTCGGCGTCGGCATGGTCGCCGCCTGCCGCATCGCCGTCCGGTTGGGGCGGCTCTCCGCAGCGGAAGCGGCGCGTGTGGAACGATTGGTGCGACGGATCGGCCACATGCCCGGCACGGACGGAATCGCCGTTGCAGACCTCATGGCGGCGATGCGGCTGGATAAGAAGGTGGCGCGTGGTCGGTTGCGCTTCATTCTGCCGTCGCGCATCGGCTTCGCCGAAGAACAAACGATTGAGGCGGAAGACGTTGTGGCGGAGGCCGTCGCCGCCGTGCTGGACGGCTTCTCGCGTCGGGGCGCCGCCGCCGCTCGTTGGTGA
- a CDS encoding S9 family peptidase: MPHLKPHCFVFCLLWAFLMSSAALAALRPMTFDDQMKFRRIIAAVVSPDGRHIAYVQGVTDKAANRVQYDIWVLPTGGGEARQLTSGKHSATDPCWSPDSKRVAFVSNRDGKAQIWVIGLDGGEPRKITDFYTSVSGVLWAADGRRLVFVAEVYPECPDEDCNRRKYAAAEASPVKAKIADRLLYRHWDRFKEGRRTHIFVVPVEGGPARDLTPGDYDAPPFSLGGRDYDVSPDGAELAFARNTDREEALSTNNDIFIVSLAGGEVRRISTSPGSDTHPRYSPDGRYIAWLSQDRAGFESDKKQVILYERATGKLRRLSEKVDISFDELVWSPDGRKLFLTGDHRGQVPIFTLTLDGDDARPLVAQGQNGNLSVAPDGKTLYFTQSTLMRPNEVFAVATAGGEPKQLTRVNDTFLSEICFGKVEETWFTGADNARVHAFIVKPPQFVEGKKYPMILLIHGGPQGAWSNGWSFRWNAQLFAAPGYVVLMVNPRGSTGYGQRFTDEISGDWGGKVYDDLLRGVEHVVGMGFVDADRIGAAGGSYGGYMVNWMLGHNTDNRFKAFVSHAGVYNLVSMYGATEELWFTEWEFKGNPWDHPELYEKWSPHRFAKNFTTPTLVIHGELDYRVPVGEGLQLFTTLQRRGVPSRLLYFPDEGHWILKPQNSELWYKTVHEWFAAYLKPDAP; this comes from the coding sequence ATGCCACATCTCAAGCCGCACTGCTTTGTCTTCTGCTTGCTCTGGGCGTTTCTTATGTCAAGCGCCGCCCTTGCCGCGCTGCGCCCAATGACGTTCGATGATCAGATGAAGTTTCGGCGCATCATCGCCGCCGTCGTGTCGCCTGACGGCCGCCACATCGCCTACGTCCAAGGCGTAACAGACAAGGCCGCCAACCGCGTCCAGTACGACATTTGGGTTCTACCGACCGGCGGCGGTGAGGCCCGCCAACTGACATCCGGGAAGCACTCGGCGACCGACCCGTGCTGGTCGCCCGATAGCAAGCGCGTCGCGTTTGTTTCCAACCGCGACGGCAAAGCGCAAATCTGGGTGATTGGCCTCGACGGCGGCGAGCCGCGCAAGATTACAGACTTCTACACCAGCGTTTCAGGCGTCCTCTGGGCGGCTGACGGGCGGCGGCTGGTCTTTGTTGCCGAAGTGTACCCCGAATGCCCGGACGAAGACTGCAACCGGCGCAAGTACGCCGCCGCCGAGGCCAGCCCGGTCAAAGCCAAGATCGCCGACCGGTTGCTGTATCGGCACTGGGATCGCTTCAAAGAAGGTCGCCGGACGCATATTTTCGTCGTTCCCGTCGAGGGTGGGCCGGCTCGCGATCTGACGCCGGGCGACTATGACGCGCCGCCGTTCAGTCTCGGTGGACGCGACTATGACGTTTCGCCGGACGGCGCGGAACTCGCCTTCGCGCGCAACACCGACCGCGAAGAAGCCCTGAGCACCAACAATGACATCTTCATCGTGTCGCTTGCGGGCGGTGAAGTCCGGCGCATTTCCACAAGCCCTGGTTCGGACACTCACCCGCGCTACTCGCCGGACGGCCGCTACATTGCGTGGCTGTCGCAGGATCGGGCTGGGTTTGAGTCGGACAAAAAGCAGGTCATCCTTTACGAACGCGCTACCGGCAAGCTACGCCGTCTGAGCGAGAAGGTGGATATCTCCTTTGATGAACTCGTCTGGTCCCCGGACGGCCGCAAGCTTTTTCTCACCGGCGACCATCGCGGACAGGTCCCCATCTTCACCCTGACGCTGGACGGCGACGACGCCCGCCCGCTGGTGGCGCAGGGACAGAACGGCAACCTCTCAGTTGCGCCGGATGGCAAGACGCTTTACTTCACACAGTCCACGCTGATGCGCCCAAATGAAGTCTTCGCCGTGGCGACCGCCGGCGGTGAGCCAAAGCAGCTGACGCGCGTCAATGACACCTTTCTCTCTGAGATTTGCTTCGGCAAGGTCGAGGAGACGTGGTTCACCGGCGCGGACAACGCGCGCGTTCATGCCTTTATCGTCAAGCCACCCCAGTTTGTCGAAGGTAAAAAGTACCCGATGATTTTGCTCATTCACGGTGGGCCGCAGGGTGCGTGGTCGAACGGCTGGAGCTTCCGCTGGAATGCGCAGCTGTTCGCCGCCCCGGGCTACGTCGTCCTTATGGTCAACCCACGCGGCTCGACGGGTTACGGTCAGCGGTTTACCGACGAAATCAGCGGCGACTGGGGCGGCAAGGTCTATGACGACCTGCTCCGGGGCGTTGAGCACGTCGTCGGCATGGGCTTTGTGGACGCTGACCGCATCGGTGCGGCGGGCGGCAGCTATGGCGGTTATATGGTCAACTGGATGCTCGGTCACAACACGGACAACCGATTCAAGGCGTTCGTCTCGCACGCCGGCGTCTATAACCTCGTCAGCATGTATGGTGCGACCGAAGAACTGTGGTTTACTGAGTGGGAGTTTAAGGGCAATCCGTGGGATCATCCCGAACTGTACGAAAAATGGTCGCCGCATCGCTTCGCCAAAAACTTCACCACGCCGACGCTGGTTATTCACGGTGAACTGGACTACCGCGTACCCGTCGGCGAAGGGCTGCAACTGTTTACGACGTTGCAGCGGCGCGGCGTTCCGTCGCGGCTGCTGTACTTCCCAGACGAGGGCCACTGGATTTTGAAGCCACAGAACAGCGAACTCTGGTACAAAACCGTTCACGAGTGGTTCGCCGCCTATCTCAAACCTGACGCCCCGTAG
- a CDS encoding PfkB family carbohydrate kinase: protein MSILVVGTVAFDHVKTPFAERANILAGAATYFSIAASFFTAVSVIGVVGDDFTAEHERVFDARGIDLSGLERRPGGKTFRWTGEYGYDLNTRTTLETQLNVFADFHPRIAAAQQDIPYLFLGNAHPTLQRDVRRQSRARLTAMDTMDFWIRGTPGELRETLRCVDLLIINDEEARQLARDPNVIRAAKTIMALGPKRLIVKRGEYGATLFGENSFFAIPGFPQENVVDPTGAGDTFAGGVMGYLAATGSGLDEASLRKAMIYGSVMASFTIEAFGTERLLTLTREEINERYRQFKTMTYFDGIEHSF, encoded by the coding sequence ATGAGCATCCTTGTTGTCGGAACGGTTGCGTTCGACCACGTCAAAACGCCGTTCGCCGAACGCGCAAACATTTTGGCAGGGGCGGCGACGTACTTCTCTATTGCCGCTTCATTTTTCACGGCGGTCAGCGTTATTGGCGTTGTCGGTGACGATTTCACGGCGGAGCACGAACGAGTTTTCGACGCGCGCGGCATTGATCTGTCAGGGCTGGAGCGTCGCCCCGGCGGTAAGACGTTTCGCTGGACGGGCGAATACGGCTATGACTTGAACACTCGGACGACGTTGGAGACGCAACTCAACGTCTTCGCTGACTTTCATCCTCGGATTGCAGCTGCCCAGCAGGACATTCCATACCTGTTCCTCGGCAACGCCCATCCTACACTTCAGCGGGATGTCCGGCGGCAGAGCCGGGCGCGGCTGACGGCGATGGACACGATGGACTTCTGGATTCGCGGGACGCCCGGCGAACTGCGCGAAACGCTGCGATGTGTGGATCTCTTGATTATCAACGATGAAGAAGCGCGGCAGTTGGCGCGCGATCCGAACGTGATTCGCGCCGCCAAGACCATTATGGCGCTGGGGCCGAAACGGCTCATCGTCAAGCGCGGTGAATACGGCGCAACGCTGTTCGGGGAGAATTCGTTCTTTGCGATTCCCGGCTTCCCGCAGGAAAATGTCGTAGACCCAACAGGCGCTGGGGACACGTTTGCCGGTGGCGTGATGGGGTACTTGGCGGCGACCGGCAGCGGTCTGGACGAGGCATCACTGCGCAAGGCGATGATTTATGGTTCGGTGATGGCGTCCTTTACGATTGAGGCGTTTGGGACGGAGCGGCTGCTGACGTTGACCCGTGAGGAAATCAATGAGCGTTACCGGCAGTTCAAAACGATGACCTATTTTGACGGCATCGAACACAGCTTCTGA
- a CDS encoding type IV pilus twitching motility protein PilT, translated as MQPPLTVDTLLAMACAKGASDLHLKAGSHPFIRVYGELMPLVDVPRLTPEDTLAMAFSIMNNRQKQRFKDACEVDIAYGVSGLGRFRCNIFQQRGAVGMVFRVIPMTVRTIAELQLPPVVEKIAEERRGLVLVTGTTGSGKSTTLAAIIDHINRHRTEHIITIEDPIEFLHRDRRSFVNQREVDVDTRSFNEALRGALRQDPDVILVGEMRDQETIETALTAAETGHLVLSTLHTLDATETIMRIVSIFPPHQQQAIRLQLASVLRAVISQRLIRNKEGNGRVPAVEVLITTAYIRDCIINQEKTPNIRDAIAQGTSQYGMQTFDQSLYDLLNRGLISYEQALAGASNRDEFVLRTKGIQTTSDQAREEMEKRITTRAGDVSLPPTSPQISRY; from the coding sequence ATGCAACCCCCACTGACCGTTGACACCCTCTTGGCTATGGCGTGCGCCAAGGGCGCGTCCGACCTCCATCTCAAAGCTGGCAGCCATCCCTTTATTCGCGTGTACGGCGAGTTGATGCCGCTGGTGGACGTTCCGCGCCTAACGCCGGAAGACACGCTGGCGATGGCGTTTAGCATTATGAACAACCGCCAGAAGCAGCGGTTTAAAGACGCCTGCGAGGTGGACATCGCCTACGGTGTTTCAGGGCTGGGGCGCTTTCGGTGCAACATCTTTCAGCAGCGCGGCGCAGTCGGCATGGTCTTTCGTGTCATCCCAATGACGGTGCGGACAATTGCCGAGTTGCAACTACCGCCGGTCGTCGAAAAAATTGCAGAGGAACGGCGAGGGTTGGTGCTTGTCACTGGCACGACTGGCTCTGGTAAATCCACAACGCTGGCCGCCATTATTGACCACATTAATCGCCATCGCACCGAGCACATCATTACGATTGAGGACCCGATTGAATTTCTCCACCGGGACCGGCGTTCGTTTGTTAACCAGCGTGAAGTGGATGTGGATACGCGCAGTTTCAATGAAGCGTTGCGGGGCGCACTCCGACAGGACCCGGACGTGATTTTGGTTGGTGAGATGCGCGATCAGGAAACGATTGAGACGGCGCTGACGGCTGCTGAAACCGGCCACTTGGTGCTCTCCACGCTGCACACGTTGGACGCCACGGAAACCATCATGCGCATCGTCTCGATTTTCCCGCCGCATCAACAGCAGGCAATTCGCCTGCAACTGGCTTCCGTTCTCCGGGCTGTGATTTCGCAGCGGCTGATCCGCAACAAGGAGGGCAACGGGCGCGTCCCGGCGGTGGAGGTGCTCATTACGACGGCTTATATCCGCGACTGCATCATCAATCAGGAAAAGACGCCGAACATCCGCGACGCGATTGCGCAGGGTACGTCACAGTATGGGATGCAGACCTTTGACCAGTCGCTGTACGACTTGCTCAACCGAGGTCTCATTTCGTACGAGCAGGCGCTAGCCGGCGCGAGCAACCGTGATGAGTTCGTCCTACGCACAAAGGGCATTCAGACGACGAGCGATCAGGCCCGCGAGGAAATGGAGAAGCGAATCACGACGCGCGCCGGCGATGTCAGCCTTCCGCCGACCTCGCCCCAGATCAGCCGGTACTAG